The sequence ATTACCAAAGTCCTCCATATTTTGATTGAGTGTAAACTGAAATTGGCTAAGTTTATTTTGTCCATTTGCAGTATCCTGTTTTCTTAAAGGTCTATTTACTTCTGGAAAAGAATAATATTCAGGGCTAGTATAAAAATTTCCAGAAAAATTAAATGATGTTCCTATTTCATCAATACTTTTCTCATATTGAATTTTATAAGACTGCCCTTTTTTACGTCTATTATTCGGCAGCTTCGCATCAGCAAATACCGCATTAAAAAAAATAGCACCAAAATTATCTAACCCTAATCCCAGACCCAGCGAAAGCGATAAATAATTTTCAGCTGCTTGGATACCCGATAATAAACTTAATCGATTAGAAACCCCATATATTGAGACTAATTCGCTAAAATAGGGTTTATAAAGATTTTTTCTCGAACTAGCATAACGTCCCAGAGTAAATTGATACTTTAATTTACCCTCTCGTTGCATAATGGGCACGGATGAAAATGGCTGAATAAATTTTGTTTGTTTGCCATTATCTTCAGTAATGGTAACATGCAAATTACCCGAACCGTATATTGCATAAAGATCGGAAATCTCAAAAGGACCAGGTGGAACATAATTTTCATAAATAATATAATTATTTTGCCGCACTGTAACTCGCGCGTTTGTTTGCGCTATTCCTCTAATAACTGGCGCAAAATCACGTTGACTACTTGGTAACATTAAGTCATCTGAGATAATTGATGCGCCAATAAATTTTATACTTTCAAAAACATCATTATTAGTAAATGTTTCACCCAAAATAATTTGGCTTTTTAATTTATGAATATCTCGTTGAATATAACTATTAACAGAGGATAAATTATTTTTACCTGTTTGCGAATCATAATTATAAACTAATTGATTTCGAAAACGCCAAGCGCCGATATTAATTCCATTGTGTAAATTTAAATAATAATTTTGACTCGTTATATTGTAATTATGATTATGTGAACCACTAAAATCATAACTGATTAAAAAAGCCGATTCCCCTTGTTGCCATAAATCGGATGGCACAGTATCTCTGGCTATATTATCCATAACGGCTTGCGGAATATTAATTTCCAGGCGTTGTTGATGAAAATCGAATAATATTGTGGAGTAGGGAATATAATCCTCAATATTATACAAAATTTGGTTGGCAGGTAGCTTCATCAATGCAGGAAAAGCTGTGATTTTAACCCCTAATTGCTTTAAATCATCAACAGTTAAGGCCGCAAATAATTTTCCATTCTTCTGAACAAAGTTAATATCCTTATTCTCCTTTTCTGTTCCATTAAGCAAAACAGTGACTCTGTAGGTTCCTGGCAATTGGCCGCCAGGTGAAGAAAATGAACTCAAGTCAATAACTGCCTGCTCAGCGTTACTTATTTCTAACGCAGATAATGGAAAATAATCTTGAGCAATAATTTCGGGTAAAAATATCAATGAACTCAAAGTGACTAGAAAAAAAACAAATGAACATAATTGTTTTTTTTCTAACGGGTTATTAAAAAAAATCACATTAAAGGCCTTCCATCTCATCTAAGGTAGATTTTTTTTCATCTCTGCACTAATACCACCATAACTATTTATACTATTCCAACTAATTAAATTAGATGAGTTAGCAGATATATTAAAATAAGCTATTTCTTGTGGCGCAATCATATCTGTATCATTTAAATTAACGATTTGATTGCCAATTTTAAGTTGATTAATAGTCACATAATAATTACTTGGATTTTTAACTTCTAATTGTTTACCAAGGCGGCGAAAGGTTAATAATTTATAACTTTCTTCTGCATCACCTTGAATTTTTTCGGGCCGATAAAATAATTTTATGCGGGTTTTTACTGTAATAAATAAAGTATTTTGCATATTATCCTGGGCTGAAGGAATCGCTTTCACATTGAGATAAAAAATAGACTCTCTATCCAAAGGCAAGTCACCACCTGTTCGCATAATTCGTAAAATATTTTCTTTGCCAGCGTCTAAACGAAACAAAGGTGGGGTAACAACAAACGGTGCTTTTTTGCCATTTGCATCAACACTGATGAAAGATTGAATTAAATAAGGCCTATTCTCATCATGATTTGTTACCAGAATTGAAGCTTCCCTTTTATTTCCTTCATAAATAACGCGTGTTCCATTAATTGTCACATTTGCATAAGCTTCAAATATAAAAAATAATAGTATATAAAGTATTGAAAACTTTATTATTCTGCTTCTCATTATTATTACTCGAACATTAGTCATAAATATAAAGAATTCTTTCTATGACTAGGAAAAATATCTAGAAATTCAATTATCAATTTTTATTTATAAAGGATCTCAAAATTCACCGTAGCATTTGCTTGACCGGCTTTAACTTTTTGCCCATTAGCAATATAAGCTGCCTTTAACTTGATAATAAATGGATTGCTATTATCGAAAGGAGCATGATGCTCATATTGCTTTGTTATATCTAATAACTTACCATTTAAATCATAAAGACCGATAGCGATGCCTTGTGCCCCTGATTCATCTAACTTTATTAATTTGTCATGAAATTTATCATTAGGTGCCGTCATTTTTATTTTAGGATAAATCGAATAACCACTTCCATTAGGGCATTTGTCTAGCTTGATTTCTATCTCTTTTTCACTGCCAGGAATTTTTTGGCCACGCACAGTAGGTACTTTATCCTTCATAAAAACACCCATCTGGACAGTTAAAGAATTTGCAGAAGATTGGGATAAAGACAGCACACACGGGCTCTCTATAATTTTTCCTTCAAAACTGATAGTTCCGCTTGGTGCAGAGAAAACTAAATTACAAAATAAAATTAACAATATGCCAATAAAATAGCAGGTAAGATTATTTTTCATGTATATATTCCTAATAAAACAAATGATATATTTCAAACTCATAATGAAATATTTAAATGACGCAGCAGTATACTGAGATACATCAATTTATAATAAAAATTAAAAACTGGAGTTGTAATTTATGTTATGCAAAAAATAATACCTAGCTAGGCCGGTATAAATATAGGTAAAGCAAAAATGCTCAATCTTGAGTAATAAAATTATCGCTAATAAATTCGCCGCCAAATAATTATTCCATTTTAAAAACAGAGCCCTATCATGTTAATTAATAATCATTGTAATAAGCAATATATTACCTAAAAATAATCAAATTGCAATCAAAAAAATACATAATCTAACATATATTTTAACATCTATACCTAAATATATTATTTAAGATAATTCAGATACTATAAAAGCATGACTTTAAGAATATGCCTATTGTCATTTTAATGAAAGTTAATTAAATAAACAAAAATCAGCATCCACTTATTAATATTTTGCATATCTCACAAGTTACAATAAATTTTGCCGCAAAAATTCAATTATAATTTCAGCCTACTTATTTAATTCAATATTTAATTATTTTAAAATGGATACCATTTATGAACATTAACCCCCAACGATGTTAATTTTTTTTATTAAAAAGAGTGTACTACTAAAATTTTGATTACGCCTATTGCTAGGCAATAAATAACCATTCTTTTAACCAGATACTCTTAATATCGGCGAAAAATAATTTTAAAATTAACTATATTTTATTATATATCTGATAGGCTGATATCATCGATATATTTAATAAATTATTTTAAAAACATTTAATTAAACATTAGTATGCAATCGTCGTAAAATCCGGCATTATTCAGTTCAGAAATAGAATAACGCATTTTTTAACTAACAATAACTTAGCGGTTCATTAGCATTTATAAGTTTATAAATGCTAATGAACTTTGCCAATAAGATGAGCTGCAACTCACGGCATACAAAAAAGGTTACTTCATCTCATTATGCTCACGCTCACGATTACGGTCTCTATCGCGATGAACAAGATAAATAAGCACCAGCAAAATAGTGGTATAAACTTGAAACGCTTCTGCCCCACTATTCCATTCAGACATCCACATACCAAACCACTCTCGGCCCAATGACATATACACAATTTGCCAGGTCAAAAAACCTAAGGTTAACCCAGCAATGGCAATTTTTTTCTTTCTATTAAAATTAGCCGCGGTATTTTTCAAATTAGCTAATAACCTAATGCCACCAATCCAGCAAAGTATTGCTGTTAATGTTTGCAGAATAATGAGAATGACATAACTAACATGATGGGCAGTTGGAGACTCAATCGCACGGTACTTAATGGTGGCCTCAGGAAAGATAGTATCCATCAAAAGAACATGACGAATTAAGGCAAAATTGGTGTCATAGTCGGTAATATTACCGATAACCACTAACGATGTATATAACGCCACCGCACATACAGCCAACGCTTTAGATAAACGAATAATCATGATTTATTGTCCTTAGAAATACAATAAGATAATCTTCGATACAAGATGCAGGCTCAAAAATAAAAATGTTCACTGTTTAGTATAATTAACTAAACAATGAACAGATTAATTTTAACACAAGAATTTAAAATAGGACAAAATTCAAAAAAAAACAGTAATTTTGTTAATAAGGCATATTAGTAGGCAAAAATAAAAACCCTATCATACTTTATAGATTTGATTCACATTAATGGATATGTCTCGTGGCCCATAGATCATATTCGTCAGCATGTTCAACGTATACCTGAACGATATCCCCCGGTTTAACATTAAATTCGCCATTAAGGTAAACGACACCATCAATTTCAGGTGCATCAGCCATACTACGCCCTACTGCTCCCTGATCATCCAGCTCATCGATGATTATCCAGATCTTAGAACCAACCTTCTGTAGCAAGCGCTGCTGAGAAATTTGCTGCTGAACCTGCATAAAACGGTGATAACGCGCCTCTTTTATTTCTTCTGGAACTTGATCAGGTAATGCATTAGCCTGCGCGCCATCAATGGGGCTATATTTAAAACAACCAACTCGATCTAACTGCGCCTGTTGGAGAAAATCAAGTAATAACTGGAAATCCGCTTCAGTCTCCCCTGGAAAACCAACAATAAAGGTTGAGCGCAAGGTTAATGCAGGACAAATTTCACGCCAACGGCGAATACGCTCTAAGGTTTTCTCTACTGCCCCCGGCCGTTTCATCCGTTTTAACACCGTTGGACTCGCGTGTTGCAGGGGAATATCTAAGTAAGGTAAAATTTTACCCTGTGCCATTAGTGGGATCACGTCATCAACATGAGGATAAGGATAAACGTAATGCAATCGGATCCAAATTCCTAAAGCGGCAAGCTGTTCACACAAGCTGACCATACTAGTTTTAACTGGCTGGCCATGCCAAAAACCTACGCGATGCTTAGTATCTACGCCATAGGCTGATGTATCTTGTGAAATTATAAGCAACTCTTTCACGCCTGCGGCAACTAAGCGTTTGGCTTCACTTAATACCTCACCAATAGGCCGACTATCCAAATCACCTCGCATTGATGGAATAATGCAAAATGTACATCGGTGATTACAGCCTTCAGAAATTTTCAAATTCGCATAATGCCTAGGTGTTAACTTGATCCCTTGCTGCGGCACTAAACTAAAAAAAGGATTATGTTGCGGTTTAGGAACATAATGATGAACATGGGCTAACACCTGTTCATAACTATGCGGACCAGTGATGGCTAATACTTTCGGATGTACTTCACGGATCTGATCTTCTTTCGCTCCCAGACAACCGGTTACGATCACTTTACCATTTTCATTTAATGCTTCACCAATGGCTTCCAATGATTCTTGTACTGCGCTATCGATAAAACCGCAGGTATTAACAATAACCAGATCAGCATCATGATAACTGGCTACAATTTGATAACCATCCGTGCGTAATTCAGTCAAAATTCTTTCAGAATCGACCAAATTTTTTGGGCAGCCTAATGATAAAAATCCTATTGTAGGGACACGTTGTTTATTGCTCATAAAGGTAGGATCTATGTTGTAATATTAATTGGATAAAAAAGTTATTTTAACATTGAAAAAACGAAATTGTACAATTGGGTTTGCGATCCAAATAAATGCGTATCAAGAATTGCAATATTGTTTATTAATAATAAAATTCTATCTGAAATGAGGGATAAATTCAGATAAAAAGCGTGACAGCCAATAATTAAAAAAACTTCTTATACTAATTTTGATTAACATCATTATTTATTTTTTTTATTAATTTATATTGATAAAAATACCCCATATAACAAACTGCTTTTTTAGAAGTGCAAAAAATTGAAAATAATAACCGACTTTGGCCCCATATAAGACGAACAACCCATTTAATGATGTTCTGCCATCGCTCATGTTTTAGTTTTGAACGTTTCTGCACCCACAGGTGATCCTTTTCGACATTCATGCTGCTGTTTTTACTGTATGGATCGTCATTCCCAAATAGTCATGCCATTGATTTAAATAAATCATGTCTATTGTATTAACTATTCATACTTGTCAATCAGCGCGTTTAGATTAATTAATCTAACAAAATGATTTATTGCTTTAATCTAAATCAAATTTAGCTTAATTCAATTTTCAATAAAAAATACGCCAAAATAAATGTCCATCCATTTTGGCCGCAATTCTATTGTCTTAATTTACAGGAAATAAAATGGAACAATATAAACTCGCTACCAGTTTTGATATCAGTGATCATATTGATAGCTCACGTAGCTTGGTTAATATCTTTGCTACTGACTTCAGTGATGTTGCGGCGATTATTATTTCGCTAGAAGATATTCAGCAAGGTGGACTTGATACGATTAAACAACAAAGTTTTGGTCAGCCGATTTTTGCGCTCATTCATCACAATCAAGTTATTCCGGCTGATACACTTGCTTGTCTGACTGGTGTTATCGATCTCAACAAAAACAATAGCCAGTTGTATGCTAAGCAATTAGAAACTGCGGCACAAAAATATGAGCAAAGTTTACTCTCACCTTTATTTGGTAAGCTAAAAAAATATGTCGAACAAGGCTACAGCGCTTTCGATTGTCCAGGTCATCAAGGGGGAGCATTCTTTCGGCGTCATCCATTAGGTAACTTATTCGTCGACTATTTTGGTGAAAACCTGTTCCGTTCAGATCTCTGTAATGCTGACGTTTCAATGGGCGATCTATTGATCCATGAAGGTGTACCTTGTACGGCACAACAATACGCCGCAAAAGTGTTTAATGCCGATAAAACCTACTTTGTTTTAAACGGCACCTCTTCTGCCAACAAAGTGGTATTAAACGCCTTACTGGCACCGGGGGATTTAGTGTTATTTGATCGCAACAATCATAAATCTAATCACCATGGTGCGTTGATCCAAGCAGGTGCTACACCAATCTATTTAGAAACAGCTCGCAATCCATTTGGCTTTATCGGTGGCATCGACGCTCACTGCTTTAATGAAGATTATCTGCTTGATCTGATCAAAAAAACTTCGCCTGAGCACGCAGAGCAAAAACGTCCTTTTCGTCTGGCGGTGATCCAACTTGGTACCTATGACGGAACAATTTACAATGCACGTCAAATTGTCGATAAAATTGGCCATCTTTGTGACTATATTTTATTTGATTCCGCCTGGGTGGGTTACGAACAGTTCATTCCAATGATGAAAGACTGTTCGCCATTACTGTTGGAACTCAATGAAAATGATCCAGGTATTTTGGTCACTCAATCGGTTCACAAACAACAAGCAGGTTTCTCACAGACTTCTCAAATCCATAAAAAAGACCGTCATATCAAAGGGCAACCACGTTATGTCAATCACAAACGCTTGAATAACGCCTTTATGATGCACGCTTCCACCAGCCCGTTCTACCCGCTATTTGCCGCTTTAGATGTTAATGCCAAAATGCATGCCGGCGAAAGTGGCAAACGGCTATGGATGGACTGCGTAAAAACCGGTATCGAAACGCGCAAATTATTGCTAAGTTGCTGTAAACTCATCCGCCCATTTATTCCTGCAATGATCGATGACCGCCCCTGGAATAACTACGACACCGATGAAATCGCTAATGACTTACGCTTCTTTAAATTTACCCCCGGCGAACGCTGGCACTCATTTGATGGTTACGCGGAAAATCAGTACTTTGTTGATCCATGTAAACTAATGTTAACTACACCCGGCATCAATAGCCAAACTGGCAATTATGAAAGCTTTGGTGTACCAGCCACTATTCTGGCAAATTACCTACGTGAACAGGGCATTATCCCGGAAAAATGCGATCTAAACTCAATTCTATTTTTACTCACACCGGCAGAATCGATAGCAAAAATGCAACATCTGGTGGCCCAAATTGCCCGTTTTGAACATTTACTGGAAATCGACGCCCCATTAGCTGACGTTTTACCAACACTCTACCGCAGCAACCAACAACGCTATCAGCACTATACCCTGCGTCAGCTATGCCAAGAGATGCATGACTTATATGCCAAATTGAACGTAAAACAACTACAAAAAGAGATGTTTCGTCAAGCGCATTTTCCAGCCGTTAAAATGTTACCGCAAGCAGCCAATATCCAGTTTGTACGCGGCCAAATCGAACTGATTGCGATTGAAAACATTGCCGGTCGAATTGCGGCCGAAGGCGCGCTACCTTACCCACCAGGCGTACTATGTGTTGTGCCAGGAGAAGTCTGGGGCGGTGCGGTGCAAAACTATTTTCTGGCGTTAGAAGACGGGATCAATCAGTTCCCAGGTTTTTCACCTGAACTACAAGGCGTATATCTGCAAACTGATGCTGATGGCCGCATCCGTGCTTATGGTTATGCCATTAAATAGTCATGTATATCTTCACAAACCGTAAATCTTTACCAATTAAATAACTAAGATTTCTCAAGAGTTAAGAGAGAAAAAAATGCAGGTATCTAAAAATAAAATGAGTGTGCTACAGCTAACCATATTGACTACGGTTAATATGATGGGCTCAGGTATTATTATGTTACCGACCAAGTTAGCAGAAGTTGGTACCATATCGATCCTCTCATGGATCGTTACCGCTGTCGGCTCAATGGCCCTGGCTTACGCTTTCTCAAAGTGTGGCATGTACAGCCGCCGCAGTGGCGGGATGGGTGGTTACGCTGAATATACCTTCGGTAAATCCGGCAACTTTATGGCTAACTACACCTATGGGATCTCACTATTAATTGCTAATGTCGCGATTGCTATCTCTGCAGTTGGTTATGGAGCAGAACTATTCGGGGTAAGCTTAAGCCCATTACTTATTTGTATCGCTACCATCGCCGTATTATGGATCTGTACTGTTGCTAACTTTGGTGGTGCTCACATCACGGGTCAGATAAGTAGTATCACCGTTTAAGGGGTTATTATTCCAGTTATGGGGATCTCCATTATTGGCTGGTACTGGTTCAAAGCCGACCTATATATCAACTCCTGGAACCCACATAATTTTCCATTTTTTCAGGCCGTTGGCTCCTCAATTGCCATGACATTATGGGCATTTCTCGGCATGGAATCGGCTTGTGCAAATAGTGAAGCTGTTGATAACCCAGAGAAAAATGTCCCTATTGCTGTATTAGGCGGCACACTAGGCGCAGCAGCCATCTATATTGTATCCACCAATGTCATAGCCGGTATTGTGCCTAATATAGACTTAGCTAACTCCACGGCCCCCTTTAGTTTAGCTTTCGCACAAATATTTAATCCCACTATCGGTAAAGTCATCATGGCGCTAATGATCATGTCATGTTGTGGTTCCCTACTGGGTTGGCAGTTTACGATTGCGCAAGTATTTAAATCATCATCGGATGCTGGCTACTTTCCAAAAGTTTTCTCCGCTGTCAATAAAGCAGAAGCGCCGATTAAAGGTATGCTGATTATCGTCATTATCCAATCTGGCTTAGCGCTGATGACCATTAGTCCATCACTAAACAAACAATTTAATGTATTAGTTAACCTAGCCGTTGTCACTAATATTATCCCTTATATTCTTTCTATGGCCACCATGATCATCTTACAAAAAGTGGCTAATGTTGAGCCACAGAAAGCAAAAATGGCTAATATTATTGCTTTTATTGGGGCCGCCTATAGTTTTTATGCCTTATATTCTTCTGGAGAAGATGCCATTATGTGGGGCGCGCTAGCGACATTCTTAGGCTGGACGCTCTATGGCTTCGTTTCGCCACGCTTCGAGATGGAAAACAATCAAAATATACATAGCTAATACTAACTCAATATCATTGACTAACTTTCTCCTCATCACCATGCGATGAGGAGTAATTTAGCCAGCCTAAATTAGCGATCTACATAATGACGATAATTTCAGCATTGACAAATAACCATTCTTTTATTCAGGCTAAATCGTAATATTAATAAACAACCGACATTAATATCTCAACCAGCAACCTTGTCCTGTATACTTATATATTATTAATACCGATAAACCATTTGAGTTGATGCCATGAAAAAATTAATCATAGTTATCATGTTATTTATCAGTAAATTGGTACTTGCCGATAGCAATAATATCGATCAAGCGTTAGAGCAATGTTTAGCCAAACCAACAACAGTATCAACCCTCGATAGCATTGATTGTTACCAAAATGCGTTAAAGTTATGGGATAACGAATTGAACAAGCAATATCAATTATTAATCGCCGCTAAAGAGTTAAGCCCAAGATTCAAAACTGCGTTGAAAAAATCACAATTGGCATGGATAAAATATCGCGATCTCAACTTAGAAGCGATTAACCGCTTTTATGACAATCAGCAAGGAACCTATTGGGGGATCGCCGCGATGGCTAACAAAATTGAGTTAACTAAAAATAAAGCGCTGGAATTAACCAAATTAAGAACAAGCACTGAAATCGGTAATTAATAACCATTGGTTAATAAAAATAAATTTAGTTATGTGTGTCGTTAGTTATTTAATGACACACATAACTAACCATTACCATGAAAGATAACAGAAAATTCGCTCACAATAGTGATAAAGTTTAGAAACTATAAGTCATCCCTACCCCAATAACATTATCGCGCGCTAGCTCTAATTCGTTACCCCGTTGGCTATTTCTCAATAAATTAACTTTATAAGCAGCGTAAGCTTTGAAATTATGGTTAAAATTATAGTTAGTAAAAATATTAAGATAATTAACCACATCTACTTGCTTATCAGCCCGTGAATAAAAATAAGCTATTCCTGGCTCCAAGCCTGATGCAAAAGCATAGGAAGAAAGCAACTCAAGGGTATTAACTTTACCAAAGATCACTACATTATCATCGACTTCGTGGAAATGAATATTGCGGCTTTCGGAATATAAACCGGCAAATTTGACAGGTTCAGCGTCATAATTGAAACCTACCGCCCATATTTCCGCCGATTTACCCGCCCGGATCTGCTGTTGCTGCTGAGTTCTGTTGGAATAAAAATAGGCCACGGTTGCTTGCAAATTATCCGTTAAGTGATAATTAACACTAGCTCCCCAACCCTCACCATTTTGATGCTGAACCTCCTCATTATGGCTATTTTTGCCTTGATATTGCAAAGCAAAATTGAGTCCCTTAATCAAATTAAAAAAATCAGTTTGGCGATAAGTCAGCAAATTACTTGCTTCTTTGGTGGTTGAAATATCACTATCAGAAAAGAAATCACCGTCAAAAAGCGACAATCCATCGGTATAAGCAGCAACATCATAAATCACACCATAATTACGACCATAATCGATATGGTGAGTAGCATATTTTAATCCGGTAAAAGCCAAATTATTCTTTGATTCATTACTTTTGTCCCCTTCTCCACCATGCAATTCTATTTCATGTTCAAATTTGGCA is a genomic window of Arsenophonus apicola containing:
- a CDS encoding DUF2165 family protein yields the protein MIIRLSKALAVCAVALYTSLVVIGNITDYDTNFALIRHVLLMDTIFPEATIKYRAIESPTAHHVSYVILIILQTLTAILCWIGGIRLLANLKNTAANFNRKKKIAIAGLTLGFLTWQIVYMSLGREWFGMWMSEWNSGAEAFQVYTTILLVLIYLVHRDRDRNREREHNEMK
- the speFL gene encoding leader peptide SpeFL, which translates into the protein MENNNRLWPHIRRTTHLMMFCHRSCFSFERFCTHR
- a CDS encoding fimbrial biogenesis chaperone gives rise to the protein MTNVRVIIMRSRIIKFSILYILLFFIFEAYANVTINGTRVIYEGNKREASILVTNHDENRPYLIQSFISVDANGKKAPFVVTPPLFRLDAGKENILRIMRTGGDLPLDRESIFYLNVKAIPSAQDNMQNTLFITVKTRIKLFYRPEKIQGDAEESYKLLTFRRLGKQLEVKNPSNYYVTINQLKIGNQIVNLNDTDMIAPQEIAYFNISANSSNLISWNSINSYGGISAEMKKNLP
- a CDS encoding lysozyme inhibitor LprI family protein encodes the protein MKKLIIVIMLFISKLVLADSNNIDQALEQCLAKPTTVSTLDSIDCYQNALKLWDNELNKQYQLLIAAKELSPRFKTALKKSQLAWIKYRDLNLEAINRFYDNQQGTYWGIAAMANKIELTKNKALELTKLRTSTEIGN
- a CDS encoding fimbria/pilus outer membrane usher protein, whose translation is MIFFNNPLEKKQLCSFVFFLVTLSSLIFLPEIIAQDYFPLSALEISNAEQAVIDLSSFSSPGGQLPGTYRVTVLLNGTEKENKDINFVQKNGKLFAALTVDDLKQLGVKITAFPALMKLPANQILYNIEDYIPYSTILFDFHQQRLEINIPQAVMDNIARDTVPSDLWQQGESAFLISYDFSGSHNHNYNITSQNYYLNLHNGINIGAWRFRNQLVYNYDSQTGKNNLSSVNSYIQRDIHKLKSQIILGETFTNNDVFESIKFIGASIISDDLMLPSSQRDFAPVIRGIAQTNARVTVRQNNYIIYENYVPPGPFEISDLYAIYGSGNLHVTITEDNGKQTKFIQPFSSVPIMQREGKLKYQFTLGRYASSRKNLYKPYFSELVSIYGVSNRLSLLSGIQAAENYLSLSLGLGLGLDNFGAIFFNAVFADAKLPNNRRKKGQSYKIQYEKSIDEIGTSFNFSGNFYTSPEYYSFPEVNRPLRKQDTANGQNKLSQFQFTLNQNMEDFGNFYFSAYWQNYRRKKGTTQSLSAGYNINIADITFGINLFFNNNDESTENKDKQIAFNVSVPFSKWLPSGWITYNINNNTINGQQLAINGSLLGNDELLYNVRLDNNYTSLKELGGGISLNYSNNLARMNVGYNYNNNERSFNYGLSGGMIVHRNGIVFSQPLGETVILVKADGAMETKILNHRGVKTDARGYAVIPYSEPYNYNYITIDTESLANGVDIDNPVQKVVPTRGAVATVNFHVRRGNRILVKLSQNNKPVPFGAIATLIDGDSHGIVGDDGELYLNAVPDLANIKVQWGKNEQQQCYVKLDLSKLAKELDILEIDADCYIDKHFSV
- the speF gene encoding ornithine decarboxylase SpeF; amino-acid sequence: MEQYKLATSFDISDHIDSSRSLVNIFATDFSDVAAIIISLEDIQQGGLDTIKQQSFGQPIFALIHHNQVIPADTLACLTGVIDLNKNNSQLYAKQLETAAQKYEQSLLSPLFGKLKKYVEQGYSAFDCPGHQGGAFFRRHPLGNLFVDYFGENLFRSDLCNADVSMGDLLIHEGVPCTAQQYAAKVFNADKTYFVLNGTSSANKVVLNALLAPGDLVLFDRNNHKSNHHGALIQAGATPIYLETARNPFGFIGGIDAHCFNEDYLLDLIKKTSPEHAEQKRPFRLAVIQLGTYDGTIYNARQIVDKIGHLCDYILFDSAWVGYEQFIPMMKDCSPLLLELNENDPGILVTQSVHKQQAGFSQTSQIHKKDRHIKGQPRYVNHKRLNNAFMMHASTSPFYPLFAALDVNAKMHAGESGKRLWMDCVKTGIETRKLLLSCCKLIRPFIPAMIDDRPWNNYDTDEIANDLRFFKFTPGERWHSFDGYAENQYFVDPCKLMLTTPGINSQTGNYESFGVPATILANYLREQGIIPEKCDLNSILFLLTPAESIAKMQHLVAQIARFEHLLEIDAPLADVLPTLYRSNQQRYQHYTLRQLCQEMHDLYAKLNVKQLQKEMFRQAHFPAVKMLPQAANIQFVRGQIELIAIENIAGRIAAEGALPYPPGVLCVVPGEVWGGAVQNYFLALEDGINQFPGFSPELQGVYLQTDADGRIRAYGYAIK
- a CDS encoding porin, giving the protein MFSFIKNKSTGLIFFSFYIPGTMAVDVYDKQGSRIAVNGEIESKLMSSKDKDQDGNEIKVKLGLELDSQFTDSASGFAKFEHEIELHGGEGDKSNESKNNLAFTGLKYATHHIDYGRNYGVIYDVAAYTDGLSLFDGDFFSDSDISTTKEASNLLTYRQTDFFNLIKGLNFALQYQGKNSHNEEVQHQNGEGWGASVNYHLTDNLQATVAYFYSNRTQQQQQIRAGKSAEIWAVGFNYDAEPVKFAGLYSESRNIHFHEVDDNVVIFGKVNTLELLSSYAFASGLEPGIAYFYSRADKQVDVVNYLNIFTNYNFNHNFKAYAAYKVNLLRNSQRGNELELARDNVIGVGMTYSF
- the rimO gene encoding 30S ribosomal protein S12 methylthiotransferase RimO, which produces MSNKQRVPTIGFLSLGCPKNLVDSERILTELRTDGYQIVASYHDADLVIVNTCGFIDSAVQESLEAIGEALNENGKVIVTGCLGAKEDQIREVHPKVLAITGPHSYEQVLAHVHHYVPKPQHNPFFSLVPQQGIKLTPRHYANLKISEGCNHRCTFCIIPSMRGDLDSRPIGEVLSEAKRLVAAGVKELLIISQDTSAYGVDTKHRVGFWHGQPVKTSMVSLCEQLAALGIWIRLHYVYPYPHVDDVIPLMAQGKILPYLDIPLQHASPTVLKRMKRPGAVEKTLERIRRWREICPALTLRSTFIVGFPGETEADFQLLLDFLQQAQLDRVGCFKYSPIDGAQANALPDQVPEEIKEARYHRFMQVQQQISQQRLLQKVGSKIWIIIDELDDQGAVGRSMADAPEIDGVVYLNGEFNVKPGDIVQVYVEHADEYDLWATRHIH
- a CDS encoding fimbrial protein, giving the protein MKNNLTCYFIGILLILFCNLVFSAPSGTISFEGKIIESPCVLSLSQSSANSLTVQMGVFMKDKVPTVRGQKIPGSEKEIEIKLDKCPNGSGYSIYPKIKMTAPNDKFHDKLIKLDESGAQGIAIGLYDLNGKLLDITKQYEHHAPFDNSNPFIIKLKAAYIANGQKVKAGQANATVNFEILYK